The following coding sequences lie in one Arthrobacter sp. SLBN-122 genomic window:
- a CDS encoding SRPBCC family protein, which yields MSEQPAALVLNLECTVASPPEATFRLLTDPARLAEWWGPHGFSIPQVDVNLVAGGRYRFRMAPPEGEPFHLSGEFLEIDPPWRLVYTFAWEEPAPDDRETVVDLSLASTGTGTRVALSQGPFLTKERLALHRDGWNESFEKLVLAARGTG from the coding sequence ATGAGTGAGCAACCCGCCGCCCTGGTCCTGAACCTGGAGTGCACGGTGGCGTCCCCGCCGGAGGCAACGTTCCGGCTGCTGACGGACCCGGCCCGGCTTGCCGAATGGTGGGGCCCGCACGGATTCAGCATCCCCCAAGTGGACGTCAACCTGGTGGCGGGCGGCCGCTACCGGTTCCGCATGGCCCCGCCGGAGGGCGAGCCCTTCCACCTTTCCGGGGAGTTCCTGGAGATCGATCCACCCTGGCGGCTGGTCTACACCTTCGCGTGGGAGGAACCGGCGCCGGACGACCGGGAAACCGTCGTGGACCTCTCCCTCGCCAGCACCGGAACCGGCACACGGGTGGCGCTCTCACAGGGACCGTTCCTCACGAAGGAGCGGCTGGCCCTGCACCGGGACGGGTGGAATGAGTCGTTCGAGAAGCTGGTTCTCGCCGCCCGGGGCACAGGTTAG
- a CDS encoding OFA family MFS transporter: protein MGFLDRDHSIAPPGFNRWLVPPAALAVHLCIGQAYATSVYKTALVKHFGASLTEIGVIFSIAIVMLGLSAAVMGTWVDTNGPRKAMFTSAMFWAGGFLIGSLGIFSHQLWLVYLGYGVVGGIGLGIGYISPVSTLIKWFPDRPGLATGMAIMGFGGGALIASPVSQALLRAYDPNSGGQGWVASGDAVGKLFLTLAVVYLAYMLFGAFTVRVPADGWRPAGFDPAKVKAAKLVTTENVSAKNAIKTRQFWLVWVALFCNVTAGIGILEQAAPMIQDFFRQSDGKSLVSAGVAAGFVGLLSIGNMSGRFAWSATSDVTGRKRIYMMYLGVGAVLYTVLAFAGSSATALYVMLAFIIISFYGGGFATVPAYLRDLFGTYQVGAIHGRLLTAWSAAGVAGPLIVNSILDAQGKPGQLNAVSYQPALLTMVGLLVVGFLANLLVKPVDARFHERRPERHESSQGGLK from the coding sequence ATGGGCTTCCTGGACCGCGACCACTCCATCGCCCCGCCGGGCTTCAACCGCTGGCTGGTACCGCCGGCCGCGCTCGCCGTCCATCTCTGCATCGGCCAGGCCTACGCCACCAGCGTGTACAAGACCGCACTGGTCAAGCACTTTGGCGCCAGCCTGACGGAGATCGGGGTGATCTTCTCCATCGCCATCGTGATGCTGGGTCTTTCCGCCGCGGTCATGGGAACCTGGGTGGACACCAACGGACCCCGCAAGGCGATGTTTACCTCGGCGATGTTCTGGGCGGGCGGGTTCCTGATCGGCTCGCTGGGTATCTTCTCGCACCAGTTGTGGCTCGTGTACCTCGGCTACGGGGTGGTGGGCGGCATCGGCCTGGGCATCGGCTACATTTCACCGGTGTCCACGCTGATCAAGTGGTTCCCGGACCGGCCCGGCCTGGCCACCGGCATGGCAATCATGGGCTTCGGCGGCGGCGCGCTGATCGCCAGCCCGGTATCCCAGGCCCTGCTCAGGGCCTACGATCCCAACTCGGGCGGCCAGGGCTGGGTGGCCAGCGGCGACGCCGTGGGGAAGCTCTTCCTGACCCTCGCCGTCGTCTATCTCGCCTACATGCTGTTCGGCGCGTTCACCGTCCGCGTGCCCGCGGACGGCTGGCGGCCCGCCGGGTTCGACCCCGCCAAAGTCAAGGCGGCCAAGCTGGTGACCACGGAAAATGTCTCCGCGAAGAATGCCATCAAGACCAGGCAGTTCTGGTTGGTGTGGGTGGCGCTGTTCTGCAATGTCACGGCGGGCATCGGCATCCTGGAACAGGCGGCGCCCATGATCCAGGACTTCTTCCGGCAGTCCGACGGCAAGTCCCTGGTGAGCGCCGGTGTCGCCGCCGGATTCGTGGGGTTGCTGTCCATCGGCAACATGTCGGGCCGGTTCGCCTGGTCCGCCACCTCTGACGTCACCGGGCGCAAGCGCATTTACATGATGTACCTGGGCGTGGGCGCCGTACTGTATACGGTGCTGGCGTTTGCCGGTTCCTCCGCCACGGCCCTATACGTAATGCTCGCCTTCATCATCATCTCGTTTTACGGAGGCGGGTTTGCCACCGTGCCGGCTTACCTGCGGGACCTCTTCGGGACGTACCAGGTGGGTGCCATCCACGGCCGGCTGCTTACCGCCTGGTCCGCGGCCGGGGTAGCCGGGCCCTTGATCGTCAACAGCATCCTGGACGCGCAGGGCAAGCCCGGCCAGCTGAATGCCGTGTCCTACCAGCCGGCGCTGCTGACCATGGTGGGGCTGCTCGTGGTGGGCTTCCTGGCCAACCTGCTGGTCAAGCCCGTCGACGCACGGTTCCACGAACGCCGCCCCGAGCGGCACGAATCTTCCCAAGGAGGCCTGAAATGA
- a CDS encoding MFS transporter small subunit: MSSTAHTHGAQEPAHKKSTGRLVVAWVLVGIPLAYGVFQTLTQVTALFG; encoded by the coding sequence ATGAGCAGCACTGCACACACCCACGGCGCACAGGAGCCGGCGCACAAGAAGTCCACAGGCAGGCTTGTCGTGGCGTGGGTTCTGGTGGGAATCCCGCTCGCTTATGGGGTTTTCCAAACGCTGACCCAGGTGACGGCGCTGTTCGGCTGA
- a CDS encoding DUF2177 family protein — MSPRTKNWLTTYVVSALIFAVLDVAWILLVANPLYQSQIGHLLAPRTNLPGAVLFYVIFVAGMVHYGVRPNSPGLALRQRVTGAALFGFFTYATWALTGFAVLRDFTALVAVTDILWGAAACSVVTWVSASVLRRRLARVAAA; from the coding sequence ATGAGCCCCCGCACCAAAAACTGGCTGACCACCTATGTTGTCAGCGCCCTGATTTTCGCGGTGCTGGACGTGGCGTGGATCCTGCTGGTGGCCAACCCGCTGTACCAAAGCCAGATCGGCCACCTCCTGGCACCCAGGACCAACCTGCCCGGGGCAGTCCTCTTCTATGTCATCTTCGTGGCGGGGATGGTGCACTACGGCGTCCGGCCCAACAGCCCCGGCCTCGCGCTGCGGCAACGGGTCACGGGTGCCGCCCTGTTCGGATTCTTCACCTACGCCACCTGGGCGCTGACCGGGTTCGCGGTGCTGAGGGATTTCACCGCGCTGGTGGCCGTGACGGACATTCTCTGGGGAGCCGCGGCCTGCAGCGTGGTTACGTGGGTTTCGGCCAGTGTGCTGCGCCGCCGGCTGGCGAGGGTTGCCGCGGCCTAA
- a CDS encoding DUF1295 domain-containing protein codes for MNEKSRKALISTVVAVVVAVLIALAGSQGGSRIGGLPVFALGVAVAFVIQWLVFIPSYKAQTEKFYDLTGALTYISITVFLVLASPGVDARGMLLAAMVVLWAARLGSFLFIRISKHGKDDRFDELKPDFFRFLNTWTIQGLWVVLTAALAWVAITSDKKVGLDGFFWVGLLVWAAGITIETLADLQKNRFKDNLANKGRFISTGLWSRSRHPNYFGEITLWVGVAIIALPVLQGWQWAALVSPVFVALLLIKGSGVPPLEKKADKKWGGQPDYEEYKRNTPVLVPKLK; via the coding sequence GTGAACGAAAAGAGCCGCAAGGCCCTCATCAGTACCGTCGTTGCCGTGGTGGTGGCGGTACTCATTGCCCTGGCCGGCAGCCAGGGCGGGTCCCGGATCGGCGGGCTCCCGGTGTTCGCGCTGGGGGTTGCCGTCGCCTTCGTGATCCAGTGGCTGGTGTTCATCCCGTCCTACAAGGCGCAGACGGAAAAGTTCTACGACCTCACCGGCGCCCTGACGTACATCTCCATCACGGTGTTCCTGGTGCTGGCCAGCCCGGGCGTGGATGCGCGCGGTATGCTGCTGGCAGCCATGGTGGTGCTGTGGGCCGCGCGGCTGGGCAGCTTCCTGTTCATCCGGATCAGCAAGCACGGCAAGGACGACCGCTTCGACGAGCTCAAGCCGGACTTTTTCCGCTTCCTGAACACGTGGACCATCCAGGGCCTGTGGGTGGTCCTCACGGCGGCGCTGGCGTGGGTGGCCATCACCTCGGACAAGAAGGTGGGCCTGGACGGATTCTTCTGGGTGGGGCTGCTGGTGTGGGCCGCGGGCATCACCATCGAGACCCTTGCGGACCTCCAGAAAAACCGCTTCAAGGACAACCTGGCCAACAAGGGCCGCTTCATCAGCACCGGGCTCTGGTCCAGGTCCCGCCACCCCAACTACTTCGGCGAAATCACCCTCTGGGTGGGCGTGGCCATCATCGCCCTGCCCGTCCTGCAGGGCTGGCAGTGGGCCGCCCTGGTTTCCCCGGTGTTCGTGGCCCTGCTGCTGATCAAGGGCAGCGGCGTGCCGCCCCTGGAGAAGAAGGCGGACAAGAAGTGGGGCGGCCAGCCGGACTACGAGGAGTACAAGCGGAACACGCCCGTGCTGGTGCCGAAGCTCAAATAG
- a CDS encoding GmrSD restriction endonuclease domain-containing protein: MSGYTSMSATPPASGIRWTAAVVLSALLALFTPSLPAIATDAPDGTSTTVAGPDAAVEAADLLATLPVKGRAPKTGYERSLFGPTWADVDRNGCDTRNDILRRDLTEVTFTSSVPCTVKTGVLADPYTGTVINFLRGTTTSSAVQIDHVVALSDAWQKGAQQLTIEQRTAFANDPLNLQATDGPTNQQKGDGDAATWLPTAKGYRCGYVARQVSVKARYGLWVTQAEHDAIADILAGCPGEPAPASVTPAAGTTVVYYANCTEVVTAGAAPLYADTPGYRSGLDGDGDGVACEG; this comes from the coding sequence ATGTCCGGCTACACGTCCATGTCCGCAACACCGCCCGCGTCCGGCATCCGCTGGACGGCCGCCGTCGTGCTTTCCGCCCTGCTGGCGCTCTTCACGCCAAGCCTGCCGGCCATCGCCACCGACGCCCCGGACGGCACCTCCACCACCGTGGCCGGGCCGGATGCTGCCGTCGAGGCCGCAGACCTGCTGGCCACCCTTCCGGTGAAGGGCCGGGCGCCCAAGACGGGGTATGAGCGGTCGCTGTTCGGGCCGACGTGGGCGGATGTGGACCGGAACGGCTGCGACACCCGCAACGACATCCTCCGGCGGGACCTGACCGAGGTGACCTTCACCAGCAGCGTCCCCTGCACCGTCAAGACCGGCGTGCTCGCCGATCCCTACACCGGCACGGTCATCAACTTCCTCCGCGGCACCACCACCAGCAGCGCCGTGCAGATCGACCACGTGGTGGCGCTGAGCGACGCCTGGCAAAAGGGCGCCCAGCAGCTGACGATTGAGCAGCGGACGGCGTTCGCCAACGATCCGCTGAACCTGCAGGCCACCGATGGCCCCACCAACCAGCAAAAGGGCGACGGCGACGCCGCCACCTGGCTGCCGACCGCCAAGGGGTACCGGTGCGGGTACGTTGCCCGGCAGGTGTCCGTGAAGGCCCGGTACGGCCTGTGGGTGACGCAGGCGGAGCACGATGCGATTGCGGACATTTTGGCCGGCTGCCCGGGTGAACCGGCGCCGGCGTCCGTCACGCCCGCCGCGGGGACAACAGTGGTCTACTACGCCAACTGCACCGAGGTGGTCACCGCCGGGGCAGCGCCACTGTATGCGGATACTCCCGGCTACCGGTCCGGGCTGGACGGCGACGGCGACGGGGTGGCCTGCGAGGGCTGA